A region from the Triticum urartu cultivar G1812 chromosome 1, Tu2.1, whole genome shotgun sequence genome encodes:
- the LOC125552149 gene encoding uncharacterized protein LOC125552149 codes for MASLSITVMTLNLHEGNQPSESPNSWEKRRDICVSVITSYSPTILCTQQGLRCQLDYLQQCLPGYEQFGISRKGSQDTTDEYCTIFYEKEKVELTEGGTFWLSESPSVPGSISWGATAPCIATWATFQLKRVEQPGFSFQIVNTNLDEDSPRARRRSALLTWQHIASLPPNLPVIYCGGFNTQKESMTGRFLLGRSREHGVVGDMRDAWPNARVRKNVSLIHTYHGFKGEKQGAVEFLKLVFRALCLCWDRQTQDLHIDWILFRGRPLVPALCEVINDNIDGVYPSSHFPIFAEFLLPRSVRLAEMPS; via the exons ATGGCCAGCCTGTCCATCACGGTGATGACGCTGAACCTGCACGAGGGGAATCAACCGAGCGAGAGCCCTAACAGCTGGGAGAAGCGCCGCGACATCTGCGTTAGCGTCATCACCAGTTACTCCCCCACCATCCTCTGCACCCAGCAAG GGTTGAGGTGCCAGCTGGACTACCTACAGCAGTGCCTGCCTG GTTATGAGCAATTTGGCATTTCAAGAAAAGGTTCACAGGACACCACTGATGAATATTGCACAATATTCTACGAAAAGGAGAAG GTGGAGCTTACAGAAGGTGGCACCTTCTGGTTATCAGAATCTCCATCAGTGCCAGGAAGCATTTCATGGGGAGCTACTGCACCATGCATTGCTACATGGGCA ACGTTTCAACTCAAAAGAGTAGAACAACCTGGGTTCAGTTTCCAGATTGTAAATACAAATCTTGATGAAGATAGCCCTCGTGCTCGTAGACGAAGTGCTTTGCTTACGTGGCAGCATATAGCTTCTTTGCCACCCAACTTGCCTGTGATCTATTGTGGGGGCTTCAACACACAAAAGGAATCTATGACGGGACGTTTTTTGCTCGGCAGATCTAG GGAACATGGTGTTGTGGGTGATATGAGAGATGCTTGGCCAAATGCTCGTGTGCGCAAAAATGTTTCACTGATACACACATATCATGGATTTAAAG GGGAAAAACAAGGTGCGGTAGAATTCCTAAAATTAGTATTCAGAGCTCTTTGTCTCTGCTGGGACAGACAAACTCAGGACTTGCATATTGACTGGATACTGTTTAGAGGACGCCCACTGGTTCCTGCACTATGCGAAGTCATAAATGACAATATAGATGGTGTTTATCCATCATCACATTTTCCCATCTTTGCTGAGTTTTTACTTCCACGCTCAGTTCGCCTAGCCGAGATGCCTTCATAG